One window from the genome of Eriocheir sinensis breed Jianghai 21 unplaced genomic scaffold, ASM2467909v1 Scaffold1004, whole genome shotgun sequence encodes:
- the LOC126988906 gene encoding uncharacterized protein LOC126988906, translated as MSQDRKLEEALSSAFSGLTIDTPHHTVLRSGAAYPKPIPPATPLPPAEQPPSDSPPELSRTTSSQTEQHQSDPTMSDKPQNVILRGEDKNPKYTGSEETGPDLLTHLQRVEDAFTKFHYTNEKEKLAHLYDSIHTGPCRAQSIIKSDAFKKAKTYDEAKANLINHFGSTCKQGALSVLFRLAATYRPKIKANIAVDDCLGVAGGAFTEFETQFRHSPWTSDEKMNLEDVSRLFSYFVFLLNCTETLFKELQKEEPLPKDRTLFNHISPLSGREPPTEPPSSAVRGVRIQRGRPQSRSPTGAQTPRNRSTTPRGRRPYTRGRGRGRGYNTQYCYNCRITGHHTRNCWYGSNTQQSNQYCSYHKTSGHNTKDCREAPGRSLVGRSLARPVSRPNPGSATFHVSWFETPRHYLGGMLLDLPCRVALLPWNLPAHFSHFPEQHLIHCPSSQSTSVTKGL; from the exons atgtcccaggatcgaaaattggaagaggctTTATCCTCTGCCTTCAGCGGTTTAACAATTGATACTCCCCATCACACAGTCCTCCGTTCAGGAGCTGCTTATCCAAAACCTATTCCCCCAGCAACCCCATTACCTCCTGCTGAGCAGCCCCCCTCAGACTCCCCCCCAGAGCTTTCCCGGACTACTTCTTCCCAGACAGAACAGCACCAAAGTGACCCAACCATGAGTGACAAACCTCAAAACGTCATTTTAAGGGGCGaggataaaaatccaaaatatacgggctcagaggagaccggccccgacctcctaactcacctgcagagggtagaggatgcttttaccaaattccattatacaaatgaaaaggagaaattggcccacctttacgacagcatccacacgggcccttgtcgggctcaatccattataaaaagtgacgcattcaagaaagccaaaacatatgatgaagcgaaagcgaatctcatcaaccatttcggctccacatgcaaacaaggtgccctgtcagtcttgttccgcctagcggctacctaccgtcccaaaataaaggctaatattgcagtggatgactgtttaggcgtcgcgggtggagccttcacagagtttgaaacccaattccgtcactccccgtggacttccgatgagaaaatgaaccttgaggatgtgagccgccttttctcatactttgtctttctcctcaattgcacggagacactcttcaaagagttacaaaaggaagaacccctaccaaAAGATAGAACCCTTTTCAACCACATCAGTCCCCTGTCGGGACGAGAGCCACCAACAGAACCCCCATCCTCAGCGGTGAGGGGTGTCAGAATTCAGAGGGGGCGTCCCCAAAGTCGCTCCCCGACCGGAGCTCAGACCCCTAGGAACCGCTCTACCACACCCCGCGGCCGCCGCCCTTACACTAGAGGCAGGGGTCGCGGGCGtggctataacactcaatattgttacaactgcagaatcacaggacaccatacacgtaattgctggtacggcagcaacacccaacagtcaaatcaatattgttcctaccataagacatcaggCCATAACACCAAGGATTGCCGCGAGGCCCCGGGGAGGTCCCTCGTCGGGCGAAGCCTCGCGCGCCCTGTCTCCCGCCCGAACCCCGGCTCAG CCACCTTTCATGTGTCATGGTTTGAAACTCCCAG GCATTACCTGGGGGGCATGCTGCTTGACCTCCCCTGCAGGGTCGCCTTGCTGCCCTGGAACCTCCCGGCACACTTCTCACACTTCCCAGAACAGCACCTCATCCACTGCCCCTCAAG CCAAAGCACCTCAGTAACCAAGGGTCTGTAG